Sequence from the Streptomyces sp. NBC_00358 genome:
CGACCTCGACGTCATCAAGGTCGACGGGCCCTCCCTGCACTCCCCGCTCGGCGGTTACCCGCTCGGCACGGACCAGGAGGGACGCTCCATCCTCCTGCTGGTCATCTGGGGAGCCCGTTCCTCGCTGTCCATCGGTCTGATGGCGACCGTGCTGACGGTGGTGCTCGGCAGCACCGTCGGCCTGGTCGCCGGTCACTACGGCGGCTGGACCGGCAAGGCGCTGATGCACCTCACCGACTGGTTCATCGCGCTGCCGAGCCTGCCGCTGGCCATCTCGCTGTCGGCGGTGATCGGGCAGGGCACCGCGTCCATCACCATCGCCATCGCGGTGACCAGTTGGTCGTCCACGGCCCGGCTGGTGCGGGCGCAGACCCTCGCGGTGGAGGCCAAGCCGTTCATCGAGCGGGCCAGGGCGCTGGGCGCGGGTGGGCCGCAGGTGATGCTGCGGCACGTGCTGCCGAACGTCACCCCGCTGATCCTGGTCTCCTCCACGCTGACGGTGGCCTCGGCGATCCTGTCGGAGGCGACCCTGACCTTCCTCGGTCTGGGCGACCCGACCGGCATCTCCTGGGGCGCGATGCTCAACTCGGCGCTGAGCGGCGGCGCCGTCACCGCCGGCGCCTGGTGGTACCTGTACCCGCCCGGCATCGCCATCCTGATCGTCGTCCTCGGCTTCACCCTGACCGGCCGCGCCGTGGAGACCATTCTCAACCCGAGGTCGGTGAAGACACGTTGAACGCGATGTTGGAGGTCAGGGACCTCAAGGTCACGTACCGCAGTGGCGGGCGCACGGTGCCCGCCGTACGCGGGGTGGACCTCACGCTGGACGCCGGGCAGACGCTCGGCCTGGCCGGTGAGTCCGGCTCGGGCAAGTCCACCCTGGCGATGAGCCTGCTGCGGCTGCTGCCGGCCGCCGCCGAGGTCACCGGCCAGGTGCTCTACCAGGGCGAGGACCTGCTCACCGCGAACTGGAGCCGGATGCGGGCGGTGCGCTGGGCGGAGGCCTCCGTGGTCTTCCAGGGCGCGATGACCGCGCTCAACCCGGTGCACACCATCGGCGACCAGCTCGTCGAGCCGATCGTGCTGCACGGCCGCAGGGCCGGCGAGGAGGGCGGCCGGATCACCGAGAAGCAGGCCCGCGCCCGCGCGGCCGAGCTGCTGGAGTCGGTGGGCGTCCCGGCGCGGCGGATGCGCAGCTATCCGCACGAGTTCTCCGGCGGGCAGCGCCAGCGCGTCATGATCGCGATGGCGCTGGCCTGCCGCCCGAACCTGATCATCGCGGACGAGCCGACGACGGCCCTGGACGTGATGGTGCAGGCCCAGATCCTGGACCTGCTCTCGGACCTCGTACGCGACGAGGGCATCGGCGTCATCATGATCAGCCACGATCTCTCCGTCCTCGGCCAGATGTGCGACCGGCTGGCGGTGATGTACGCCGGTGAGCTTGTCGAGTCCGGCCCCTCACGGCAGCTCCTGGACGACCCTCGGCACCCCTACACCCGGGCGCTCTCCCGCGCCTTCCCCACCATCGGCGACCCCGCCTCCCGCAGGGCGCCGGCCGGCCTGCCCGGCGACCCGCCCGACCCTGCCGCCCTCGGCCCCGGCTGCGCGTTCGCGGCCCGTTGCCCCGACGTGCACGAGGTCTGCGACGGCACCCCCGTCGAGCTGTGGCCAGCCGGTCCCGGACGGCAGTCGGCGTGCCTGCGGGTGCTGCCCGGTTTCCCCGACCTCTCCGCGGACGCGCCCGAAGCCTCCCCGAAGGTGCCGGACCCCACCTCCGACGTATCCGAACCCTCGGCAGACCTGCCCGAACCGTCCGCGGAAGGAGCCCGCTCATGACCGTCACCACCACGGGCACGGTCACCGGACCCGACGCGGCCACGGCGCCCGCGCTGGAGGTCCGCGACCTGCACATCACGTATCCGCCCCGGGCGGGCCGCGGCCCCGCCCGCGCGGTGGACGGTGTCGACCTCCAACTGGGCCGCGGCGAGATCCTCGCCCTGATCGGCGAGTCCGGCTGCGGCAAGTCCACCCTGGCGCGCGCCCTGACCGGGCTGGTCAAGCCCACATCGGGCGAGGTGCTGTCCGACGGCGTGCCGCTGCGCTACACGAGCGCCGCGCTCAAGGCGCACCGCCGCAAGGTCCAGTTCGTCCTCCAGGACCCCGGCGGCGCCCTGAACCCGCGGCAGAACGTGTTCGACGCGGTCGCCGAGGGTCCCCGGCTGCACCGGATGAAGGACGGCCTCGAACAGCGCGTGCACACCGCCCTGTCCAAGGCCGGGCTGCGCCCTCCGGAGCAGTTCCTGTCGCGCTTCCCGCACGAGATGTCCGGCGGGCAGCAGCAGCGCGTGGTGATCGCGGGCGCGCTCGCACTGGAGCCCTCGGTGATCGTGGCCGACGAACCGGTGGCCTCGCTGGACGCCTCCGTACGCGGCGAGATCCTCAAGCTCGTCCTCGACCTGCGCCGCGACCTCGGCCTGTCCTCCCTGGTGGTCAGTCATGACCTTGGCCTGGCCTGGAACATCGCCGACCGGGTGGCGGTGATGTACCTGGGCCGGATCGTCGAGGTCGGCACCGTCGAGGAGGTCCTGCTCGCGCCTAAGCACCCGTACACCAAGGCTCTGCTGTCCGTGGTGTCCGCGGAGGGCGGGCGCGGTGAGCGGCGGCCCCAACTGCTCCAGGGCGAGCCGCCGGACCCGACGGACGTGCCCGAGGGCTGCCGGTTCCATCCGCGCTGCCCGGCGTGGGCCGGCCTCGACCCGGCGGGCCGCACGGAGGCGGGCTGCGACCGACGGACGCTGCCGGTCCTGCCGGCGCAGGCGCCGGCCGGCGGTCGGGCCGCGTGTCACCTCGCGAGCGCCTCGTGAACACGACGGCGACACCGAGGTGCGCGGCCGGTACCCTGCCGGCTCCGCCGCTGGTCGTACGTGATGTGGACGGCCCGCTGGAAATGGCCGACTGCGTCGCGCTGTACGAGCGGGTCATGGGCCTGCGCCCCGCCGACGGCAGCCTCAACCCGCGCCTGCTGACCGCCCTTCAGGACAACAGCGGCCTGGTCGTCGGCGCCTATCTCGGCGAGGCACTGGTGGGATTCACCTACAGTTTCCTCGCCCGCGAAAGGTGCGCCGACAGGCAGGGCCCGCGCCTGTACCAGTACTCGCAACTGGCGGTGGTGGCGCACGAACGCCAGGGCCTCGGCATCGGACGGCTGCTCAAGCTCGGCCAGCGCGACCGCTGCCTGGCGGAGGGGACCACGCTGATCCGCTGGGCGTACGACCCGATGCAGACCCGCAACGCCCACTTCAACCTCGACGTGCTCGGCGCGGCGGTGGACGCGTTCAAGCCCGCGATGTACGGCGCCTCGGGATTCGGCACCGCCACCGGCGAGTCCACCGACCGCTTCATCGTCTCCTGGCACCTGGACGCCCCGGCACGGCACGCCGCGCCCGCTCCCGGTCCGCCGCCCGGCGGCTGGAGCGTCGGCCACGTGTACGACGACGGCGACGACCGGATCGTGGTCCTGCCCGACGACTGGCACCGGCTGCGCGCCGAGCACGGCCCGGAGCGCGCTGCTCTGCTGCGCGGCCGACTCACCCACACCTTCGCCCGGCTGCTCGCCGACCGCACCGCCGTCTCCTGCGTACGGCTGCCGGGCGGACTCGCCGCGTACCGCTTCACCCCCCGTGCCGCAGCACCCGGCACGACCCCCCGCCCCTGACCGGGGCCCCGCACGGTAGGACGACCCCACATGACCGTCACCCTTGCCGAGATCGAGCTGGCGCTGGTCCGGCTCGATCTCGTCCACTCCTTCGAGACCAGTTCGCACCGCAAGTCGTACCTGGAGCACATCGTCGTCCGCGCGACCGCCGAGGACGGCACCGTCGGCTGGGGCGAGTGCGCCTCGCCGACCGACCCGTACTACTGCGACGAGTCCACCTGGAGCTGCTGGCAGGTGCTGGGCGACCACCTCGCCCCGATGCTCCTCGGCCGGCCCTGGGACCACCCCGACGACGCGGCCCGCCTCACCGCCAAGGTGAGCGGCAACCACTTCGCCCGCGCCGGCCTCGACATGGCCTGCTGGGACCTCTACGGACAGCGGCGCGGCGAGCCCCTGGCCGACCTGCTCGGCGCCGACGCCGACGCGGTGCCCGCCGGGGTCAGCCTCGGCATCGAGCCGACGATCGACGCGCTGCTCGCGCAGGTCTCCCGGCACGTCGCCGACGGCTACCGCCGCGTCAAGCTGAAGATCCGCCCCGGCTGGGACCTCGAACCGGTCCGCGCCGTCCAGGACGCCTTCCCCGGCGTCGCCCTCCAGGTCGACGCCAACACCGCCTATCTTCCCGAACAGGAGCCCGTCCTGGTGGAGTTGGACGGACGCGGCCTGCTGATGATCGAGCAGCCGTACGCCGCCTCCGACCTGCTCTCGCACGCCCGGCTCGCCGCCCGTCTGGACACCCCGGTGTGCCTGGACGAGTCGGTCACCACCCCGGACGTACTGCGCACCGCCCTGCACCTGGGCGCGGCCGACATCGTCAACATCAAGGTCTCCCGGCTCGGAGGGCTCGGCCCGTCCAAGACGGTGCACGACCTGTGCCTGGACGCCGGGGTGCCCGTGTGGTGCGGCGGGATGCACGAATTCGGCATCGGCCGGGCCGCCAACCTGGCCCTCGCCGGACTGCCCGGCTTCACCCTGCCCTCGGACGTCTCCGGCTCCGACAAGTACTACCGGCGGGACATCGTCACACCGCCGATCCGCGCCGTGGACGGCATGGTCGCCGTGCCCCGCTCCCGGCCCGGCATCGGCCTCGCCGTGGACCTCGGCCAACTGGGCCGGCACACCGTGCGCACCTGGACCATCCGTCCCCGCGCCCATCTCACCACCCCTGACGGGAAGGCAGCATGAAGGTCCTGATCTCCGCCGACATGGAGGGCGTCACCGGCGTCACCTTCCCCGACGACTGCGAGCCCGGCCACGCCCGCTGGGAGTACAACCGGCGGTTCCTCACCGCCGACGTCAACGCCGCCATCGCCGGTTTCGCCGCGGCCGGCGCCACCGAGATCCTCGTCAACGAGGCCCACGCCGACCAGCGCAACCTGCTCCTCGACCGGCTCGACAAACGGGCCACCCTGCTGATCGGCACGCACAAGCCGCTCGGCATGATGGAGGGCATCGACCGCTCCCCCGACGCGGTCGCCCTCGTCGGCTACCACACCGGCGCCGGTCAGCCGGGCGTGCTCGCCCACACCTATCTGCCCAACACCATCACCGCGGTGCGGATCAACGGCGAGCCGGCCTCCGAGGGCCGGATGAACGCGCTGCTCGCCGACGAATACGGCGTCCCGGTGGTCCTGGTCACCGGCGACGACCTGTGCTGCGAGGACGCCCGCGGCTGGGCGCCGCACGCCGCCCACGCCGTGGTCAAGACCTGCGTGGACCGCTACTCCGCGATCTGCCTGCCGCCCGAGGTGAGCGCCGCCCGGATCACCGAGGCCGCCCGCGAAGGCCTCACCGCCCTGCCCGCCCCCACCGGCCCGCTCACCCCGCCCGCCGGGGGCTACACCTACGAGGTGTCCTTCGACGCCGCCCACCTGGCGCCCGCCGCCGCCTACATCCCCGGCGTCGTCCAGACCGACCCGCTGACCGTGCGGTTCACGCTGCCGACGATGTACGAGGCGATCCGCTGCTTCCGCGCGCTGACCCGGGTGGTCACCTCGGCCGTGGAGAACTGCTATGGCTGAGCCCGCCGAACTCCTCGCCCTGGCCCGCACGTTCGGCGACACGGTGCTGGAACGCTGGGAACGCCTGGTCTCGTTGGAGACCCCGTCGAGCGACGCGGACCGCGCGGCCGTGTTCGGCAAGGAACTCGCCTCGGGCCTCTCCGCCACGGCGGACCGGATCGAGCACCCGCCGGGACCGGGCGGCGACCACCTGGTGGCGTACTGGAACGGGCGCGGGACCTCGAACGACGGCTCCCGCGCCGGACATACGCTGCTCGTGGCCCACAGCGACACCGTCTTCCCGGCCGGGACCATCACCCGGCGCCCCTTCACGCTCGCCGAGGACGGCGACACGGTCAACGGCCCCGGAGTCTTCGACATGAAGGGCTCCCTGGTGGCCGTCGAAATGGCCATGGACCTGCTGTCCCGTAGGGGCGCCACGCCGAGGCGTCCGGTACGCCTCGTGGTGGTCAACGACGAGGAGATCGGCAGCCCCGACGGCAGCCGCCTCGTGGCCCGGCACGCCGAGGGCGCCCACGCGGTGCTCGGCCTCGAACCACCGCTGCCCGGCGGCGCGTTGAAGATCGGCCGACGCGGGGTGGCCCGGGTGCGGCTGAGGGTGCGCGGGGTCAGCGCCCACGCCGGCCTCGACGCCGCGCTCGGCGTCTCCGCGATCGACGAACTCGTGGACCAGTTGGCGGAGTTGCGGGCAACGGCCGCCGCCCTCCCCGACGCCGCGCTGAACGTCGGCACGATCACCGGTGGTACCCGCGCCAACGTGGTCGCCGATCACGCCGAGGCGGAGATCGGCCTGCGCTACGCCACCGCCGAGACCGAACGGGCCCTGCTGTCCGCCCTGTTGGAACCGACCCCGGTACGGCAGCGGGCCACCCTGTCCGCCGAGACGCTGTCCCACCGCCCGGCCTGGGCGATGGACCCGGCCAACCCCCTGGCGGCCGAACTGACCACGCTCGCCACCACTTTGGGCCTGGACCTGCCGCTCGGTTCCTCCGGCGGCGCGGGCGACACCAACCTCACCGGCGCGCTCGGCATCCCGACGGTCGACGGCCTGGGCCCTGCGGGCGCCGGCGCCCACGGCGAGGACGAACACGCCTCGCTCTCCTCCCTGTTGGAGCGAGCGGCGCTGATCGCCACGTTCCTGGAAACCCACTGACCCCTGCATCGGCCCAAAGCCCAGAGCCCACCCTCACTCCCCAAGGACCAACATGCCCACCCTGCCCTCCGAGGGGCTCATCCGCCCCGCCGCACCCAAGCCCGGTGACCGTGTCGCCGTCATCGCCGCCAGCGGACCGACCGACCAGGAGAACCTGGAGACCGGCCTGGAGTCGCTGCGCGGGCTCGGCCTCCGGCCCGAGGTGTTCGCCTCCGCGCGGGCGACCGGCGAATACCTCGCCGGAGACGACGCGCTGCGCGCCCGCGACCTGACCACCGCGCTCACCGACCCGGCGTTCACGGCCGTCTTCTGCGCGAACGGCGGCTACGGCGCCCAGCGCACCCTGGAGCTCGTCGACTGGGACGCCATCGGCACGCCCACCCCGCGCCCCGTCATCGGATTCTCCGACGTCACGGCGCTGCTGGAGGCGGTGGCGGTGAAGCTGGGCTGGACGGGCCTGTTCGGACCGATGCCCGCCATCCGCGGCTTCCACCCCGGTCGCGCCGACTTCGACGGACTCGCCGCACTGCTCACCGACCCGGCGTCCGTCAAGGAACTGCGCTTCCCCGGCTCCCGCCCCCTGGTCGGCGGCACCGCGGAAGGCGTCACACTGGGCGGCACGGTCACCCTGCTCGCCTGTTCCCTGGGCACCGACACCTCGCTGCCCGCGCACGGCGGCATCGTCCTGCTGGAGGACGTGGACGAGGAGACCTTCCGGCTCGACCGGTTCCTCACCCAGTTGCGCCGCGCCGGATACTTCGACGGCGCGGCCGGCATCGTCTGCGGCACCTTCACCGACTGCGGCACACGCGAGCGCGTCGAGGAACTCCTTCACGACCGCCTCGGCGACCTCGGTATCCCGGTCCTCGTCGGCGCGGACATCGGCCACGGTGTGCCGCAGCAGACGTTCCCCATCGGCACCCGGGCCAGGCTCGACGCCGACGCGGGCGTACTCACGTTCCTGGATCCCGTACTCGGCTGAGCCGGCAGGAAGGACGACCCCGGCGGGACGCCGCGCGCCTGAGCGCGGACCTCACCGACCGCGTCCAGGCCTCCCGCATCACCGTTTCGACGGCCCCGCAACGGGGCGCCCGTCTTCCGGAGCCGGCATGACCCCATCCCCGCCGAAGGCACGGCCCGGGGGTGGTGTCATCGGCTCCGGAGGCATCGACAGACCGCCGATCAGAGGGCTGACCACCGGCCTCTCCGCGGGCTGGGTCCTCCACCGAGCGCGAACCGGACGCAGTGACGCTCATCAGCACCGCCCCCGTCCTCGCCGAACGTGCCCGTCCACCGTGCTGCACCGGCGCAGGACCGGCGTGCCCTGGGGTCCCGATCCCCACCCGCGACAGCACCGCGGCGCGGTCCGTCGGTCCCGTCCCCGCACACGGAAGCGGACTCACGCGCTCCTCGCAGCCCCACACGACACCTGACGATCCCTCAAATCCCCTTTGATGCAGGCTCATTGACGCTCCCCACCCACGGTGATTCACTTCGTGGCTGAGAGCGCTCTCAGAGATCGGGGGCCACTTGACGGTCCCGTCCATTCACCCTATGCAGGGAGAGCCGTGTCCAAGATTCCCTCTCGTCGTAGTGTGCTGCGCGGGGCGGCCGCTACATCGGTGCCGCTGATCAGCGGCGTCGGCTCAGGACCGGCGTTCGCGTCGACAGCCGCCGACTCGCACCGGCCCGGCGGCGCCCGCACCACGCTCGGCCCGAACGTCCTGGTCTTCGATCGGTCCATGAGCGACGCGTCGATTCAGGCCAAGGTCGACGCCGTGTTCGCCATCCAGGAGTCCAACCAGTTCGGCGACGAGCGCTTCGCCCTGGCCTTCCTGCCGGGGACCTACACCGTCGACATCAACGTCGGTTTCTACACCCACGTCCTGGGTCTGGGCGCGAGCCCCTCCGACGTGGTGATCAACGGTCATGTCACCGTCGACGCGCAGTGGTTGGACGGCAACGGCACCCAGAACTTCTGGCGGGCCGCGGAGAACCTGACGATCGTGCCGCCGGACGGACTGGAGCGCTGGGCGGTCGCCCAGGCCGCTCCGATGCGCCGTGTCCACATCAAGGGCAACATGACCCTGTGGCCGAGTCCGCCCGGCAACCGGTGGTCCAGCGGCGGCTTCCTCGCCGACAGCGTGGTGGACGGACAGGTCGAGTCCGGCTCCCAGCAGCAGTGGCTCTCGCGCAACGACACCTTCGGCAGTTGGAACGGCTCCAACTGGAACATGGTGTTCGTCGGCACCGAGGGCGCCCCCGCGCAGTCCTTCCCGACCCCGCCGCACACCACCGTCGACCGCACACCCGTGATCCGGGAGAAGCCCTTCCTCACCGTGGACCGCCACGGCTCCTACCAGGTGTTCGTGCCCGCGCTGCGCACCAACAGCACCGGCACGACCTGGGCGAACGGGCCGTCCAAGGGACGCAACATCCCGCTGTCGCGGTTCCATGTGGCCGAGCCGGGCGACTCGGCCGCGAAGATCAACCGGGCCCTGTCGGCCGGCAAGCACCTCCTGTTCACTCCGGGCATCTACGACATCTCCGCGCCCCTGCGGGTGAACCGGCCCGGCACCGTGGTCCT
This genomic interval carries:
- a CDS encoding S66 peptidase family protein, which gives rise to MPTLPSEGLIRPAAPKPGDRVAVIAASGPTDQENLETGLESLRGLGLRPEVFASARATGEYLAGDDALRARDLTTALTDPAFTAVFCANGGYGAQRTLELVDWDAIGTPTPRPVIGFSDVTALLEAVAVKLGWTGLFGPMPAIRGFHPGRADFDGLAALLTDPASVKELRFPGSRPLVGGTAEGVTLGGTVTLLACSLGTDTSLPAHGGIVLLEDVDEETFRLDRFLTQLRRAGYFDGAAGIVCGTFTDCGTRERVEELLHDRLGDLGIPVLVGADIGHGVPQQTFPIGTRARLDADAGVLTFLDPVLG
- a CDS encoding ABC transporter ATP-binding protein, translated to MTVTTTGTVTGPDAATAPALEVRDLHITYPPRAGRGPARAVDGVDLQLGRGEILALIGESGCGKSTLARALTGLVKPTSGEVLSDGVPLRYTSAALKAHRRKVQFVLQDPGGALNPRQNVFDAVAEGPRLHRMKDGLEQRVHTALSKAGLRPPEQFLSRFPHEMSGGQQQRVVIAGALALEPSVIVADEPVASLDASVRGEILKLVLDLRRDLGLSSLVVSHDLGLAWNIADRVAVMYLGRIVEVGTVEEVLLAPKHPYTKALLSVVSAEGGRGERRPQLLQGEPPDPTDVPEGCRFHPRCPAWAGLDPAGRTEAGCDRRTLPVLPAQAPAGGRAACHLASAS
- a CDS encoding adenylyl cyclase, coding for MSKIPSRRSVLRGAAATSVPLISGVGSGPAFASTAADSHRPGGARTTLGPNVLVFDRSMSDASIQAKVDAVFAIQESNQFGDERFALAFLPGTYTVDINVGFYTHVLGLGASPSDVVINGHVTVDAQWLDGNGTQNFWRAAENLTIVPPDGLERWAVAQAAPMRRVHIKGNMTLWPSPPGNRWSSGGFLADSVVDGQVESGSQQQWLSRNDTFGSWNGSNWNMVFVGTEGAPAQSFPTPPHTTVDRTPVIREKPFLTVDRHGSYQVFVPALRTNSTGTTWANGPSKGRNIPLSRFHVAEPGDSAAKINRALSAGKHLLFTPGIYDISAPLRVNRPGTVVLGLGLTTLRSTHGNTVIEVADVPGVTLAGLLFEAASRHTPVLLRVGDGCGRRRHSTDPTVLFDIVARIGGALAGGAGVSVQIDSNDVVLDHLWLWRADHGLDGTVGWTINPADSGIVVNGDHVTAYGLFVEHYQKYEVLWQGEHGRTYFFQNEHPYDVPTQTAWRHGSTLGYAAYKVGDHVRDHHAWGLGSYCFFNLNADIYTDSAYEVPDTPGVVFTDLMTVCLNGTGGGGILHAIDKAGDPVQNGFATYFMKSYSNGVDIA
- a CDS encoding M20/M25/M40 family metallo-hydrolase, producing the protein MAEPAELLALARTFGDTVLERWERLVSLETPSSDADRAAVFGKELASGLSATADRIEHPPGPGGDHLVAYWNGRGTSNDGSRAGHTLLVAHSDTVFPAGTITRRPFTLAEDGDTVNGPGVFDMKGSLVAVEMAMDLLSRRGATPRRPVRLVVVNDEEIGSPDGSRLVARHAEGAHAVLGLEPPLPGGALKIGRRGVARVRLRVRGVSAHAGLDAALGVSAIDELVDQLAELRATAAALPDAALNVGTITGGTRANVVADHAEAEIGLRYATAETERALLSALLEPTPVRQRATLSAETLSHRPAWAMDPANPLAAELTTLATTLGLDLPLGSSGGAGDTNLTGALGIPTVDGLGPAGAGAHGEDEHASLSSLLERAALIATFLETH
- the menC gene encoding o-succinylbenzoate synthase, producing MTVTLAEIELALVRLDLVHSFETSSHRKSYLEHIVVRATAEDGTVGWGECASPTDPYYCDESTWSCWQVLGDHLAPMLLGRPWDHPDDAARLTAKVSGNHFARAGLDMACWDLYGQRRGEPLADLLGADADAVPAGVSLGIEPTIDALLAQVSRHVADGYRRVKLKIRPGWDLEPVRAVQDAFPGVALQVDANTAYLPEQEPVLVELDGRGLLMIEQPYAASDLLSHARLAARLDTPVCLDESVTTPDVLRTALHLGAADIVNIKVSRLGGLGPSKTVHDLCLDAGVPVWCGGMHEFGIGRAANLALAGLPGFTLPSDVSGSDKYYRRDIVTPPIRAVDGMVAVPRSRPGIGLAVDLGQLGRHTVRTWTIRPRAHLTTPDGKAA
- a CDS encoding M55 family metallopeptidase, encoding MKVLISADMEGVTGVTFPDDCEPGHARWEYNRRFLTADVNAAIAGFAAAGATEILVNEAHADQRNLLLDRLDKRATLLIGTHKPLGMMEGIDRSPDAVALVGYHTGAGQPGVLAHTYLPNTITAVRINGEPASEGRMNALLADEYGVPVVLVTGDDLCCEDARGWAPHAAHAVVKTCVDRYSAICLPPEVSAARITEAAREGLTALPAPTGPLTPPAGGYTYEVSFDAAHLAPAAAYIPGVVQTDPLTVRFTLPTMYEAIRCFRALTRVVTSAVENCYG
- a CDS encoding ABC transporter ATP-binding protein, with translation MLEVRDLKVTYRSGGRTVPAVRGVDLTLDAGQTLGLAGESGSGKSTLAMSLLRLLPAAAEVTGQVLYQGEDLLTANWSRMRAVRWAEASVVFQGAMTALNPVHTIGDQLVEPIVLHGRRAGEEGGRITEKQARARAAELLESVGVPARRMRSYPHEFSGGQRQRVMIAMALACRPNLIIADEPTTALDVMVQAQILDLLSDLVRDEGIGVIMISHDLSVLGQMCDRLAVMYAGELVESGPSRQLLDDPRHPYTRALSRAFPTIGDPASRRAPAGLPGDPPDPAALGPGCAFAARCPDVHEVCDGTPVELWPAGPGRQSACLRVLPGFPDLSADAPEASPKVPDPTSDVSEPSADLPEPSAEGARS
- a CDS encoding ABC transporter permease, encoding MTDHEPLTLTVAPPRAGADPAPPVPPAAPTPRRDGFAGFVRSFVRIRSGVAGLIILVVFGLLAVCAPLFISDNDLDVIKVDGPSLHSPLGGYPLGTDQEGRSILLLVIWGARSSLSIGLMATVLTVVLGSTVGLVAGHYGGWTGKALMHLTDWFIALPSLPLAISLSAVIGQGTASITIAIAVTSWSSTARLVRAQTLAVEAKPFIERARALGAGGPQVMLRHVLPNVTPLILVSSTLTVASAILSEATLTFLGLGDPTGISWGAMLNSALSGGAVTAGAWWYLYPPGIAILIVVLGFTLTGRAVETILNPRSVKTR